The Campylobacter hyointestinalis subsp. hyointestinalis nucleotide sequence TATCAAATACACCAAATTCATCGCATTCAAATATAGGTTTTAATCCTTTTGGCTCACACTCATAATCTATAAAATAAGCATCTCCGAAAACTGGATCATTTTTACCGCAAATAGCGTCATTTACGAGCAATCTGCCTTTATCGCAAAGCTTTTGAGCTTCTTTCATACTATAACCTAAATTCAAAAAAATCGTGTAGGCTTTTTCTCCACGAAAAGAACCAACTTTAAACTTTTTATAAGCCATTTCTAACCAACATTTCAGCCTTATTTTTGTATAATTCTAACTCAAAAAATTATACAAAAATTATTATAAAAAAGGGTATAAAGTGGTCGAAAGATATGCTAGAAAAATTATGAGTGATAAGTGGAGTATGCAAGCTAAATACGACGCTTGGCTAAAGGTAGAGCTTGCAGCTGTAAAAGCATGGAACAAACTAGGCTTTATACCAAATAGTGATTGTGATAAAATTTGTAAAAATGCTAAATTTGACATAGCTCGTATAAATGAGATAGAAAAAACTACGAAACACGACGTTATAGCTTTTTTAACTAGCGTAAGCGAAAGCTTAGGCGAAGAGAGCCGTTTCATGCATTTTGGTATGACAAGTAGTGATTGTATAGATACTGCCGTCGCACTTCAGATAAAAGATAGCTTAGATCTCATACTACAAGATTCATCAAATTTGATGAACGCTCTCAAAACTCGCGCACAAGAGCATAAAAATACACTTATGGTAGGTCGCAGTCACGGAATTCACGGTGAGCCGATAACATTTGGTTTAGTACTTGCTATATGGTATGACGAGATAAAAAGAGCTTATGAACTTCTAGAACATGCGAAAAAAACCATAAGCGTAGGTATGATAAGCGGCGCTATGGGAAACTTCGCTCACGCTCCACTTGAGCTTGAAGAGCTTGTTTGCGAGTATCTTGGTCTAAGCCCTGCTCCAGCGTCAAATCAGGTCATACAAAGAGATAGATACGCTCAAGTCATAAGTGCGCTTGCCATACTCGCTAGTAGTTGCGAAAAAATAGCAGTTGCGATAAGACACTATCAAAGAACCGAAGTTTATGAAGCCGAAGAGTACTTTAGCCCAGGACAAAAAGGCTCAAGTGCTATGCCTCATAAAAGAAATCCGGTCTTAAGCGAAAATGTAACTGGACTTTGTAGAATGATCCGCTCATACGCTATCCCGGCTATGGAAAATGTAGCTTTATGGCACGAAAGAGACATCAGCCATAGTTCAGTCGAGAGATTTATACTTCCTGATAGCTTCATAACGACTGATTTTATGCTAAATCGTCTTACAAATTTAATCTCAAATTTAGTAGTATATCCAGAAAATATGATGAAAAATTTAAACTTAACTGGCGGACTTGTATTTTCTCAACGCGTCTTGCTTGAGCTACCAAAACGAGAGGTTAGCCGCGAAGATGCTTATAAGATCGTCCAAAGAAATGCTATGAAAGTTTGGGCTGACCTACAAGAAGGTAAAAAAGCCATAGATGAGAACGGACACAGTCTATTTTTACAAAATTTACTAAACGATAGTGATTTAAGAGAAAAATTAAACGAAAATGAGATAAAAGAATGCTTTGACTATAGCTACTATACAAAAAACGTAGATGGAATATTTAAAAGAGTATTTAAATAACACTAAATAATAAAGCTGAATTTATAAACTAAATTTAGCTTTCTTGATAATCAAATTTAAAAGGTCAAACATATAAATGAAAGTCATAAAACGTAACGGAAGAACAGAAGAATTAGATATTTCAAAGATTAAAAAATACACAAGCGAAGCAGTAGCAGGCTTGGACAACGTAAGTCTCAGCGAGCTTGAAGTCGATGCGAAAATTCAGTTTCGTGATAACATCACCACAGAAGAGATCCAACAAACTCTCATAAAAACCGCAGTCGATAAGATTGACATTGATCGCCCAAACTGGACATTCGTAGCAGCAAGACTGTTTTTATATGATTTGTATCACAAAACAACCGGATTTAGTGGATACAACTCACTCAAAGAGTATTTTGAAAAAGGTGAACAAAACGGACGCATACTTCTTGGTCTAAAAGAAAAGTATGACCTTGATGATCTAAACGCATATATAAAGCCTGAACGCGACTTGCAATTTACCTATCTTGGCATAAAAACGCTTTATGATAGGTATCTTATAAAAGATAGAAATGCAAAACCTATCGAGCTACCACAACATATGTTTATGGCGATCGCTATGTTTTTAGCTCAAAATGAGCTTGACTCTCAAGGCTGGGCAAAGAAATTTTACGATTTGATAAGTAAATTTGAAGTGATGCTTGCAACACCTACTTTAAGCAACGCTAGAACCACTAGGCATCAGCTCTCAAGCTGCTATGTCGGAAGCACTCCTGATAATATAGAAGGAATTTTTGATAGCTATAAAGAGATGGCGTTGCTTTCTAAATTTGGTGGCGGCATCGGCTGGGACTGGTGCAAAGTGCGCGCAATGGGCGGAAGTATAGACGGACATAAAAACGCTGCTGGTGGTATAATACCATTTTTAAAAGTTACAAACGATATCGCAGTTGCAGTTGATCAGCTAGGAACTAGAAAAGGCGCGATAGCAGTTTATATCGAGCCTTGGCATATGGACGTAAGCGACTTTTTAGATCTTCGTAAAAACTCAGGTGAAGAGCGCAGACGTGCTCATGAGCTATTTCCTGCTTTATGGATAAACGATCTTTTTATGAAAAGACTTGAAGCGAATGAAAGATGGACTCTATTTGATCCAGCAGATACTCCAGATCTTTGTGATCTATACGGCGATGAGTTTGAAAAAAGGTATTTGGAGTATGAAAAAGATCCAAATATCGCTAAGAGTAGTATGCTAGCAAAAGAGCTTTGGAAAAAGGTACTTACAAACTATTTTGAAACAGGAATGCCATTTTTATGTTTCAAAGATAATGCAAACAAAGTAAATCCAAACGCTCACAAAGGCATCATAAGAAGCTCAAATTTATGTACCGAGATATTTCAAAATACAGAGCCAAATTACTACCAGACAAAGGTCGTGTATAGCGATGGCACTGAGCAATTATTTGATGAGAGTGAAGATATAACCGTAGATGGCGG carries:
- a CDS encoding ribonucleoside-diphosphate reductase subunit alpha produces the protein MKVIKRNGRTEELDISKIKKYTSEAVAGLDNVSLSELEVDAKIQFRDNITTEEIQQTLIKTAVDKIDIDRPNWTFVAARLFLYDLYHKTTGFSGYNSLKEYFEKGEQNGRILLGLKEKYDLDDLNAYIKPERDLQFTYLGIKTLYDRYLIKDRNAKPIELPQHMFMAIAMFLAQNELDSQGWAKKFYDLISKFEVMLATPTLSNARTTRHQLSSCYVGSTPDNIEGIFDSYKEMALLSKFGGGIGWDWCKVRAMGGSIDGHKNAAGGIIPFLKVTNDIAVAVDQLGTRKGAIAVYIEPWHMDVSDFLDLRKNSGEERRRAHELFPALWINDLFMKRLEANERWTLFDPADTPDLCDLYGDEFEKRYLEYEKDPNIAKSSMLAKELWKKVLTNYFETGMPFLCFKDNANKVNPNAHKGIIRSSNLCTEIFQNTEPNYYQTKVVYSDGTEQLFDESEDITVDGGYTKKAKKITALDRINSKDIFIVEKGIKEGKTAVCNLASINLSKINSKEDIARVVPIAIRMLDNVIDLNFYPHAKVKHTNLASRSIGLGVMGEAQMLAEKGIVWGSYEHLEIIDEIMENISYNAIYASSNLAVEKGIYPDFEGSNWSKGIFPIDNANKNAKALVSRDGLFDQNSCDWEKLRAKVKSDGMRNGYLMAIAPTSSISILVGTTQTIEPVYKRKWFEHNLSGMIPSVVPNLSPDTWQFYTPAYELDQKLIIKAGAVRQKWIDQGQSLNIFMSLDKASGRYLSEIYTLAWKLGVKSTYYLRSESPDSSHLDNKPMDRSVECEGCQ
- the purB gene encoding adenylosuccinate lyase; translation: MVERYARKIMSDKWSMQAKYDAWLKVELAAVKAWNKLGFIPNSDCDKICKNAKFDIARINEIEKTTKHDVIAFLTSVSESLGEESRFMHFGMTSSDCIDTAVALQIKDSLDLILQDSSNLMNALKTRAQEHKNTLMVGRSHGIHGEPITFGLVLAIWYDEIKRAYELLEHAKKTISVGMISGAMGNFAHAPLELEELVCEYLGLSPAPASNQVIQRDRYAQVISALAILASSCEKIAVAIRHYQRTEVYEAEEYFSPGQKGSSAMPHKRNPVLSENVTGLCRMIRSYAIPAMENVALWHERDISHSSVERFILPDSFITTDFMLNRLTNLISNLVVYPENMMKNLNLTGGLVFSQRVLLELPKREVSREDAYKIVQRNAMKVWADLQEGKKAIDENGHSLFLQNLLNDSDLREKLNENEIKECFDYSYYTKNVDGIFKRVFK